In Brettanomyces bruxellensis chromosome 8, complete sequence, a genomic segment contains:
- the HTZ1 gene encoding histone H2A.Z translates to MSGKIHGGKGKGGAKDGILRFQSHSARAGLQFPVGRTKRYLKTTVRNKIRVSSKAAIYLAAVLEYLTAEVLELAGNAAKDLHVKRITPRHLQLAIRGDEELDTLIKATIAFGGVLPHINKALLMKVERRRH, encoded by the coding sequence ATGTCAGGCAAAATACACGGAGGAAAGGGAAAAGGAGGAGCCAAAGATGGCATTCTCAGGTTTCAGTCACATTCTGCAAGAGCAGGTCTTCAATTCCCCGTcggaagaacaaaaagatacCTAAAGACCACAGTGCGAAACAAAATTAGAGTCAGTTCAAAAGCCGCCATTTATTTAGCCGCTGTTCTGGAGTATCTCACAGCAGAAGTTCTCGAATTGGCTGGAAATGCGGCAAAAGATTTGCATGTCAAAAGAATCACACCACGTCATCTTCAACTTGCAATTCGTGGTGATGAAGAATTGGACACGCTCATTAAGGCAACCATCGCCTTCGGTGGTGTCTTGCCACACATAAACAAGGCCCTTTTAATGAAGGTTGAGCGCAGAAGGCACTGA
- a CDS encoding uncharacterized protein (BUSCO:EOG09262E7W), giving the protein MDQPGPGKKAEVKKESSKLESMMESDKPKSTRESSGTESMPEAGRKESIPEAGKKESMPKSAQPAQSNEEASSITAQDYIHEQLSLEKEARMRMPYDPDKCTYELGPIRQEVYACLTCSERSRKPCGVCFACSIRCHSTHRLVELFTKREFSCDCGTERTAGNGKCKIRYGRHESRPSSRRSSLLLDMRPSLHQKDTSSSQKQILDVPSMSNTYNQNFRGLFCSCKKPYNPMDDSDMFQCQFGQACGEDWYHEECLMGLFPGVVSRRPTLSEAKSGENRLETLSEAGIDAESDHKTGNCVGEVLPMPEFPSLDTFETIVCWKCVQKFPEQFARLASLLHCQKVYYVPSGSLEERRRLLLGGEKHDNADCGSRKRPRRSFPYTILLGKDFKSQIRRLVQENQPQNASLVKLMKEFAFMYEEDPIYKPPEDTDDESSSIFEMGMKELSKVPVEQAITGMEAYEKIKSKLTEFLKPFAEQKKVVTKDEVTRFFDAELGKGV; this is encoded by the coding sequence ATGGACCAACCGGGACCAGGGAAAAAGGCCGAGGttaaaaaagaatcaaGCAAGCTAGAAAGTATGATGGAATCAGATAAGCCAAAAAGTACGAGAGAATCGAGTGGGACAGAAAGTATGCCGGAAGCAGGcaggaaagaaagcataCCGGAAGCAggtaaaaaagaaagcatgcCGAAATCAGCACAGCCTGCACAAAGCAACGAAGAAGCATCATCGATCACCGCTCAGGACTACATACATGAGCAACTGAGTTTGGAAAAAGAGGCAAGGATGCGTATGCCGTACGATCCAGACAAGTGTACGTACGAATTGGGCCCAATTCGCCAAGAAGTGTATGCATGCTTAACGTGTTCAGAAAGATCTAGAAAACCATGCGGGGTGTGCTTTGCATGCTCAATCAGGTGTCACTCGACCCACCGGTTGGTCGAACTTTTCACAAAACGTGAATTTTCGTGTGATTGCGGAACGGAGCGGACTGCCGGCAAcggaaaatgcaaaatcaGGTATGGCCGGCATGAATCACGTCCTTCATCCCGGAGATCGTCCTTGTTGCTCGACATGCGTCCGTCCTTACACCAAAAAGATACCAGCAGTTCGCAGAAGCAGATTCTGGACGTGCCATCGATGTCAAACACGTACAACCAGAATTTTCGCGGTTTGTTTTGCAGCTGCAAAAAACCATACAACCCGATGGATGACAGCGACATGTTCCAGTGCCAGTTTGGTCAGGCATGTGGGGAAGACTGGTATCATGAAGAATGCCTAATGGGGCTTTTTCCGGGTGTTGTGAGCCGGCGTCCGACACTTTCCGAGGCAAAATCAGGCGAAAACCGGTTGGAAACGCTTTCCGAGGCCGGAATTGACGCCGAATCGGATCACAAGACTGGAAATTGCGTTGGCGAGGTTTTGCCAATGCCCGAATTCCCGTCTTTGGACACATTCGAGACGATTGTGTGCTGGAAGTGCGTCCAGAAGTTTCCAGAACAGTTTGCGCGTCTTGCCAGTCTTTTGCACTGCCAGAAGGTGTACTACGTGCCCTCCGGAAGTCTCGAGGAGAGACGGAGGCTTCTTTTAGGCGGTGAAAAGCATGATAATGCCGATTGTGGGAGCAGAAAAAGGCCCCGGAGGTCTTTCCCCTACACAATACTGCTGGGAAAGGATTTTAAGAGCCAGATTCGTCGGCTGGTGCAGGAAAACCAGCCTCAAAATGCCAGTCTGgtgaagttgatgaaggAATTCGCATTCATGTATGAGGAGGATCCGATATACAAGCCGCCGGAAGACACGGATGACGAAAGCTCGTCGATTTTCGAAATGGGAATGAAGGAATTGAGCAAAGTGCCTGTAGAGCAGGCAATAACCGGCATGGAGGCGTACGAAAAGATTAAGAGTAAGTTGACAGAGTTCTTGAAGCCGTTTGCTGAGCAGAAGAAAGTCGTTACAAAGGATGAAGTGACGCGTTTCTTCGATGCAGAGCTGGGCAAGGGGGTGTGA